A DNA window from Drosophila sechellia strain sech25 chromosome X, ASM438219v1, whole genome shotgun sequence contains the following coding sequences:
- the LOC6616129 gene encoding protein prenyltransferase alpha subunit repeat-containing protein 1 → MEEERNEKKVLCEKIIRDINAVFLKDQDLASFEIIPKEANCNKSPVVHVEHNLGLESWCAQHVYDHAHRTLISHRRQTTAQQLRTLQQQQQSDSLAKYLNVALLINSDVTTFWHIRRQLVQKNRLSINKELQFSALVLSIKPKSNEAFAYRRWLYSFQSADAIDWPNEIGICERAADRCASNYHAWSHRQWILQNGPCLLQSELLRTEKFMRKHISDYSCYHYRQVLLSRAYELSFALPKDSGASGSSPLASLQQLLTSYGLECEANAEDLLGLLLPHVNLSSVNKQRLISFLYCCNVAANDMRLCAEQRLMYGSRDCFELHRRAALKFIVEQCVRLQLGLPSGQLLPAASGDLRSHLGNFNFEDNPFLSAVRREESTLGGKHRRWCNLHLSFGYPAD, encoded by the exons ATGGAGGAGGAACGCAACGAGAAAAAGGTGCTCTGCGAGAAGATCATCAGGGACATCAATGCGGTGTTCCTCAAGGATCAGGATCT CGCTTCCTTTGAAATTATACCCAAGGAAGCCAACTGCAACAAATCGCCGGTTGTGCATGTGGAGCACAATTTGGGCCTTGAATCGTGGTGTGCCCAGCATGTCTACGACCACGCCCATCGCACCCTCATCTCCCATCGCCGTCAAACCACGGCGCAACAGCTGCGgacgctgcagcagcagcagcagagcgACTCCCTGGCCAAATATCTAAACGTGGCTCTGCTGATCAATTCCGATGTGACCACCTTCTGGCACATCCGCCGCCAGCTGGTGCAAAAGAATCGGCTAAGCATCAACAAGGAGCTGCAGTTCTCCGCACTCGTGCTCTCCATCAAACCGAAGTCCAACGAAGCATTCGCCTACCGCCGTTGGCTGTACTCATTTCAAA GTGCCGATGCTATTGACTGGCCCAATGAGATCGGGATATGCGAAAGGGCCGCCGATAGGTGCGCCAGCAACTACCACGCCTGGTCGCACCGCCAGTGGATCCTTCAGAACGGCCCCTGCCTGCTGCAATCGGAACTGCTACGCACGGAGAAGTTTATGCGGAAGCACATCAGTGACTACAGCTGCTACCACTACCGCCAAGTGCTCCTGAGTCGTGCCTATGAGCTCAGCTTTGCCCTTCCCAAGGATTCCGGAGCCAGTGGTTCGTCTCCGTTAGCCAGTCTGCAGCAACTACTGACCAGCTATGGCCTGGAATGTGAAGCCAATGCCGAGGATCTGCTGGGTCTCTTGCTGCCACATGTGAATCTGAGTTCCGTGAACAAGCAAAGGCTAATATCATTTCTTTACTGCTGCAACGTGGCCGCCAACGACATGCGGCTGTGTGCAGAGCAGCGCTTGATGTACGGATCGCGGGATTGCTTCGAGCTGCATCGCCGTGCGGCCCTTAAGTTCATCGTGGAGCAGTGCGTGCGTCTGCAATTGGGCTTGCCCAGTGGCCAACTGTTACCAGCGGCGTCAGGCGATTTGCGTTCGCATTTGGGCAACTTTAACTTCGAAGATAATCCGTTTTTAAGTGCCGTGCGGCGCGAGGAGTCCACCCTGGGCGGTAAGCACCGGCGGTGGTGCAATCTTCACCTCAGCTTTGGATATCCAGCGGACTAG
- the LOC6616130 gene encoding U3 small nucleolar RNA-associated protein 15 homolog, whose protein sequence is MQNSFLPLNTRRFQQRSQVETPDTVYWDRLAEPEILKEHNTIDYLDFSPTDPDNFVVTCSVRVQIYNLVTMLVVNNLSRFQKTAYGATFRQDGRLLAAGDEEGHVKLFDTTSRNILRLFKGHTAPVHRTFFTADKLQLASFGDDKSVRLWDVANEKVVQTYEDTHTDYVRAGAMHPQAGHMFVSGGYDGKINLYDTRAETAVQRTLDHGAPVESMLFLPNGSIFVSAGGSQVRVWDLISGCRLLTMMSQHHKTVTCLRLGSDGRRLLSGGLDRHVKIYDVSTYKTVKTLTYPNAVVSMAVANGDQAVVAGMVDGLVSIRRMMVDSKPSHLKKIRADSARKYFRSKKRTNNTQEVDHTIKDRVKGPGLKYYDVHLRMFNHKKALDDVMNAQKMGNQPELVVAVITDLLHRGSLGKALTGRQEAVYVRFIDFICNHLGESRFMRPLMMAARTVMDVFEQQLVAYSQKLMKALQRLSLAMQEEVRLTAELMRMKGAVDMLIGISMDNSEVVHKPTYVEAKTPMMHPSEAAQNYVVLVE, encoded by the exons ATGCAGAACTCCTTTCTTCCACTGAACACAAGGCGTTTTCAACAGCGGTCCCAGGTGGAAACGCCGGATACGGTATACTGGGACCGACTGGCG GAACCAGAAATACTCAAGGAGCACAACACCATCGACTATTTGGACTTCAGTCCAACCGATCCTGACAACTTTGTTGTGACCTGTTCGGTGCGCGTTCAGATCTACAACCTGGTGACCATGCTTGTAGTAAATAACCTTTCCCGATTCCAAAAGACCGCATACGGAGCCACCTTCCGGCAGGATGGTCGACTCCTGGCCGCCGGCGACGAGGAAGGCCATGTCAAGCTATTCGACACCACCAGTCGCAACATCTTGCGTTTGTTCAAGGGACACACGGCACCAGTACACCGCACCTTCTTTACGGCGGACAAGCTGCAGCTAGCCAGTTTTGGAGACGACAAGTCGGTCCGTCTGTGGGACGTGGCGAACGAGAAGGTGGTGCAAACGTACGAGGACACGCACACTGACTACGTTCGTGCTGGCGCCATGCATCCGCAGGCAGGGCATATGTTCGTCTCCGGCGGCTACGATGGCAAGATCAATCTGTACGATACGAGAGCGGAAACGGCGGTGCAGCGCACCTTGGATCACGGAGCTCCTGTGGAGTCCATGTTGTTCCTTCCGAACGGTTCTATTTTCGTCAGCGCCGGCGGCAGCCAGGTGCGTGTATGGGATCTAATCAGCGGCTGCCGTCTGCTCACCATGATGTCGCAGCATCACAAAACAGTAACTTGTCTGCGACTGGGATCCGAtggcaggagattgctctcaGGCGGGCTCGATAGGCACGTGAAAATCTACGATGTGAGCACCTACAAAACAGTGAAAACGTTGACCTATCCCAATGCAGTGGTCAGCATGGCCGTCGCTAACGGGGATCAGGCAGTTGTGGCTGGGATGGTCGATGGCCTAGTCTCCATTCGTCGCATGATGGTAGACAGCAAGCCCAGTCATTTAAAAAAGATTCGAGCGGATAGCGCTCGAAAGTACTTCAGGAGTAAAAAACGCACGAACAACACCCAAGAGGTTGATCACACGATCAAGGACCGCGTCAAGGGACCCGGATTGAAATACTACGATGTGCACTTGCGCATGTTTAACCACAAGAAGGCTTTGGACGACGTGATGAATGCGCAGAAGATGGGAAACCAGCCGGAGCTCGTTGTGGCTGTCATCACGGACCTTCTGCACCGTGGATCACTGGGAAAAGCCCTCACGGGTCGTCAAGAGGCAGTGTATGTCCGTTTCATCGACTTCATTTGCAACCACTTGGGCGAGTCGCGATTCATGCGCCCGCTGATGATGGCCGCCAGGACGGTCATGGATGTCTTCGAGCAGCAATTGGTGGCCTACAGCCAGAAGCTGATGAAAGCCTTGCAACGATTGTCACTTGCTATGCAGGAGGAGGTGAGGCTCACCGCCGAGCTTATGCGGATGAAGGGTGCTGTGGATATGCTCATTGGGATTTCAATGGACAATAGCGAGGTAGTCCATAAGCCTACCTATGTGGAGGCAAAGACACCTATGATGCATCCCTCCGAGGCGGCGCAAAATTACGTGGTCTTAGTGGAGTGA
- the LOC6616131 gene encoding ubiquitin-conjugating enzyme E2 Q2 isoform X2 has product MNLETYPSSPPVWFAESEETSVTNAVQILSNTNGRDNHVINQVGILLRELCRLHNVPLPPDIDNLALPLQTPPPSASPLRCEQRPGGGGAGGGGGPHGNEETDSDQEEIEDPIGESEQESEGDEDLPLEMDDVRSTNKKDDMEVEHLATLERLRQSQRQDYLKGSVSGSVQATDRLMKELRDIYRSDAFKKNMYSIELVNESIYEWNIRLKSVDPDSPLHSDLQMLKEKEGKDSILLNILFKETYPFEPPFVRVVHPIISGGYVLIGGAICMELLTKQGWSSAYTVEAVIMQIAATLVKGKARIQFGATKALTQGQYSLARAQQSFKSLVQIHEKNGWFTPPKEDG; this is encoded by the exons ATGAACTTG GAAACCTATCCCTCATCGCCGCCAGTTTGGTTCGCCGAGAGCGAGGAGACGAGCGTCACAAATGCTGTTCAAATACTTAGCAATACGAATGGACGTGATAATCACGTGATCAATCAG GTGGGCATACTGCTGCGTGAGCTGTGCCGCCTTCACAACGTTCCACTGCCACCCGACATCGATAATTTGGCTCTGCCGCTGCAAACGCCGCCGCCATCCGCTTCCCCCCTTCGCTGCGAGCAGAGACCAGGTGGTGGTGGAGCGGGGGGCGGTGGCGGACCCCACGGCAACGAGGAGACCGATTCGGATCAGGAGGAGATCGAGGATCCCATCGGAGAGAGCGAACAGGAGAGCGAGGGCGATGAGGACTTGCCGCTGGAAATGGATGATGTACGCAGTACAAACAAG AAGGACGACATGGAAGTGGAACACCTAGCGACTCTAGAAAGACTGCGTCAAAGTCAGAGACAAGACTATCTAAAA GGTTCCGTTTCGGGTTCCGTGCAGGCAACCGATCGCTTAATGAAGGAACTACGCGACATTTATCGCTCAGACGCCTTCAAGAAGAACATGTATTCTATTGAGCTCGTCAATGAGTCGATTTACGAATGGAACATTCGCCTCAAGTCTGTCGACCCGGACAGCCCGCTGCACAGTGATCTGCAAATGCTCAAGGAGAAGGAGGGCAAGGACAGCATACTGCTCAACATCCTGTTCAAGGAGACGTATCCCTTCGAGCCGCCATTTGTGCGCGTCGTCCATCCGATTATCTCAG GCGGCTATGTGCTCATCGGTGGAGCCATCTGCATGGAATTGCTGACCAAACAGGGCTGGAGCTCGGCATATACTGTGGAAGCGGTTATCATGCAAATTGCAGCCACACTCGTCAAGGGAAAGGCGCGCATCCAGTTCGGGGCTACCAAA GCACTGACTCAGGGCCAATACAGTTTGGCTCGAGCACAGCAGAGCTTCAAATCTCTGGTGCAGATTCACGAAAAGAATG GATGGTTCACCCCGCCCAAGGAAGATGGCTAA
- the LOC6616131 gene encoding ubiquitin-conjugating enzyme E2 Q2 isoform X1, protein MACLNTLKQEIKTLEKIFPKNHERFQILNSSVDELLCRFIDKNGKRYDIHANITETYPSSPPVWFAESEETSVTNAVQILSNTNGRDNHVINQVGILLRELCRLHNVPLPPDIDNLALPLQTPPPSASPLRCEQRPGGGGAGGGGGPHGNEETDSDQEEIEDPIGESEQESEGDEDLPLEMDDVRSTNKKDDMEVEHLATLERLRQSQRQDYLKGSVSGSVQATDRLMKELRDIYRSDAFKKNMYSIELVNESIYEWNIRLKSVDPDSPLHSDLQMLKEKEGKDSILLNILFKETYPFEPPFVRVVHPIISGGYVLIGGAICMELLTKQGWSSAYTVEAVIMQIAATLVKGKARIQFGATKALTQGQYSLARAQQSFKSLVQIHEKNGWFTPPKEDG, encoded by the exons ATGGCGTGCCTTAACACCCTGAAGCAGGAAATCAAAACGCTAGAGAAGATCTTTCCGAAGAACCACGAGCGTTTTCAGATCCTCAATTCCAGCGTCGACGAACTGCTTTGCCGTTTTATCGATAAGAATGGAAAGCGGTACGATATTCACGCTAACATAACG GAAACCTATCCCTCATCGCCGCCAGTTTGGTTCGCCGAGAGCGAGGAGACGAGCGTCACAAATGCTGTTCAAATACTTAGCAATACGAATGGACGTGATAATCACGTGATCAATCAG GTGGGCATACTGCTGCGTGAGCTGTGCCGCCTTCACAACGTTCCACTGCCACCCGACATCGATAATTTGGCTCTGCCGCTGCAAACGCCGCCGCCATCCGCTTCCCCCCTTCGCTGCGAGCAGAGACCAGGTGGTGGTGGAGCGGGGGGCGGTGGCGGACCCCACGGCAACGAGGAGACCGATTCGGATCAGGAGGAGATCGAGGATCCCATCGGAGAGAGCGAACAGGAGAGCGAGGGCGATGAGGACTTGCCGCTGGAAATGGATGATGTACGCAGTACAAACAAG AAGGACGACATGGAAGTGGAACACCTAGCGACTCTAGAAAGACTGCGTCAAAGTCAGAGACAAGACTATCTAAAA GGTTCCGTTTCGGGTTCCGTGCAGGCAACCGATCGCTTAATGAAGGAACTACGCGACATTTATCGCTCAGACGCCTTCAAGAAGAACATGTATTCTATTGAGCTCGTCAATGAGTCGATTTACGAATGGAACATTCGCCTCAAGTCTGTCGACCCGGACAGCCCGCTGCACAGTGATCTGCAAATGCTCAAGGAGAAGGAGGGCAAGGACAGCATACTGCTCAACATCCTGTTCAAGGAGACGTATCCCTTCGAGCCGCCATTTGTGCGCGTCGTCCATCCGATTATCTCAG GCGGCTATGTGCTCATCGGTGGAGCCATCTGCATGGAATTGCTGACCAAACAGGGCTGGAGCTCGGCATATACTGTGGAAGCGGTTATCATGCAAATTGCAGCCACACTCGTCAAGGGAAAGGCGCGCATCCAGTTCGGGGCTACCAAA GCACTGACTCAGGGCCAATACAGTTTGGCTCGAGCACAGCAGAGCTTCAAATCTCTGGTGCAGATTCACGAAAAGAATG GATGGTTCACCCCGCCCAAGGAAGATGGCTAA
- the LOC6616132 gene encoding hypoxia up-regulated protein 1, which yields MKLVLLLSALLAGIALSQGAAVMSVDLGTEWMKVGVVSPGVPMEIALNRESKRKTPAILAFRDGTRTMGEDAQTIGIKDPNSAYGYLLDLLGKTIDNPIVDLYRKRFPYYNIVGDPERNTVVFRKSDTEEFSVEELVAQMLVKAKQFAQESVQQPITECVLTVPGYFGQAEREALLSAAQLANLKVLQLINDYAAVALNYGVFHRGEINETAQYFLFYDMGAYKTSAAVVSYQLVKDKQTREINPVVQVLGVGYDRTLGGLEIQLRLRDYLAQEFNALKKTKTDVTTSPRALAKLFKEAGRLKNVLSANTEFFAQIENLIEDIDFKLPVTREKLEQICEDLWPRATKPLEEALASSHLSLDVINQVILFGGGTRVPRVQETIKAVIKQELGKNLNADESATMGAVYKAADLSAGFKVKKFVVKDATLFPLQVSFERDPGDGAAVKQVKRALFALMNPYPQKKVITFNKHTDDFEFYVNYADLDRYSKEEIDALGSLNVTKVQLKQVKELLEKSKKELVDNKGIKAYFYLDDSGIFRCTGVEYVYEKQKPEDDADEDSTLSKFGSTLSKLFTKEGEEKKDDSEQEETANAGEEPSKSEDNEKAKEEEASKEQKSEESTKQDSEAKNETIKLVTVKSPVTYESQTQFVVPLAGSGYDQSVAKLAAINKAEEQRVRLESAFNALEAHIIEVQQKLDEESYAKCATAEEKEKLLAECSTLGEWLYEDLEDPKAEIYEEKLAQLKKLSNVFLARHWEHEERPEAIKALKGMIDGAEKFLVTGRNLTKDTNPEKDVFTQVEIDTLDKVITETNAWLKTETAAQKKLAKNADIRLTVKDITDKMSLLDREVKYLVNKIKIWKPKVKPAAEKEKKKEEEVVASGSGDDTKSKDAEQQQEQATKEDQQEQEPVDEITPTPAEEETKTPHSEL from the exons ATGAAACTCGTGCTCCTTTTGAGCGCCCTGCTGGCGGGGATTGCCCTTTCCCAGGGAGCCGCCGTGATGTCCGTAGATCTGGGCACCGAGTGGATGAAAGTGGGCGTTGTGTCGCCCGGAGTGCCTATGGAAATCGCCCTGAACCGCGAGTCCAAGCGCAAGACGCCCGCGATCCTAGCCTTCCGCGATGGAACGCGAACCATGGGCGAGGATGCACAAACAATTGGAATCAAGGATCCAAACTCGGCCTATGGCTATCTTCTGGATTTGCTGGGCAAGACCATCGATAATCCCATTGTGGATTTGTATAG GAAACGCTTCCCATACTACAACATTGTGGGTGATCCGGAGCGCAACACCGTCGTGTTCCGCAAAAGCGACACCGAGGAATTCTCCGTGGAGGAACTGGTTGCTCAAATGCTGGTCAAGGCCAAGCAGTTCGCCCAGGAATCCGTACAGCAGCCAATCACCGAGTGCGTCCTAACCGTGCCCGGTTACTTTGGCCAAGCCGAAAGGGAGGCTCTGTTGTCCGCCGCCCAGTTGGCCAATCTGAAGGTGCTCCAGCTTATCAATGACTATGCGGCGGTGGCTCTCAACTACGGCGTCTTCCATCGCGGCGAAATCAACGAAACGGCCCAGTATTTCCTCTTCTACGATATGGGCGCCTACAAAACCTCAGCCGCTGTGGTCAGCTACCAGTTGGTGAAGGATAAACAAACCAGGGAGATCAACCCGGTGGTCCAGGTCCTTGGCGTTGGTTATGATCGCACTCTGGGAGGCCTCGAGATTCAACTGAGATTGCGTGATTATCTGGCGCAGGAGTTTAATGCCCTAAAGAAGACTAAAACCGATGTGACCACCAGTCCCCGAGCACTGGCCAAACTTTTCAAGGAAGCAGGACGCCTAAAGAATGTCCTTTCCGCCAATACGGAGTTCTTCGCTCAAATCGAAAACCTGATAGAGGACATTGACTTTAAATTGCCCGTCACTCGTGAGAAGCTGGAGCAAATCTGCGAGGATCTTTGGCCCAGGGCCACAAAACCATTGGAAGAAGCTTTGGCGTCGTCGCACCTCAGTCTGGACGTGATCAACCAGGTGATTTTGTTCGGAGGCGGCACCCGAGTTCCACGTGTGCAAGAAACCATCAAAGCTGTCATTAAACAGGAGCTGGGCAAGAATCTGAATGCCGATGAATCCGCCACTATGGGTGCAGTTTATAAGGCAGCCGACTTATCGGCCGGCTTCAAAGTGAAGAAGTTTGTGGTCAAGGATGCCACGCTGTTCCCCCTGCAAGTGTCCTTTGAACGGGATCCAGGCGATGGTGCTGCCGTGAAGCAGGTGAAACGTGCCCTGTTTGCCCTGATGAACCCCTATCCCCAAAAGAAGGTCATTACCTTCAACAAGCACACCGACGACTTTGAGTTCTATGTCAACTACGCCGATTTGGATCGTTATAGCAAGGAGGAGATTGACGCTCTGGGCAGCTTGAACGTGACCAAGGTGCAGCTGAAGCAGGTGAAGGAGCTGCTGGAGAAATCGAAAAAGGAACTGGTGGATAACAAGGGCATCAAGGCCTACTTCTACCTGGATGACTCTGGCATTTTCCGCTGCACAGGCGTTGAGTACGTGTACGAGAAGCAAAAGCCTGAGGACGATGCGGATGAAGACAGCACTTTGTCCAAGTTTGGCAGCACTTTGAGTAAATTGTTTACCAAGGAGGGTGAGGAGAAGAAGGACGATTCGGAGCAGGAAGAGACAGCTAATGCAGGCGAAGAGCCATCTAAATCGGAAGATAATGAAAAGGCCAAGGAAGAGGAGGCTAGCAAGGAGCAAAAGTCTGAGGAGAGCACAAAACAAGACTCCGAggccaaaaacgaaacaatCAAGCTTGTTACGGTCAAGTCCCCGGTGACGTATGAGTCCCAAACGCAGTTTGTTGTTCCTCTGGCAGGTTCCGGGTATGATCAATCAGTGGCCAAACTGGCCGCCATTAACAAAGCTGAGGAACAACGTGTCCGCTTGGAATCAGCTTTTAATGCCCTCGAAGCCCACATCATCGAGGTGCAACAGAAACTGGACGAGGAGTCGTACGCTAAGTGTGCCACCGCCGAGGAGAAGGAAAAACTGCTTGCCGAATGCAGCACTTTGGGTGAATGGCTATATGAGGATCTGGAGGATCCCAAAGCTGAGATCTACGAGGAAAAGCTGGCGCAACTGAAGAAGCTATCCAACGTCTTTTTGGCCCGCCACTGGGAACACGAGGAGCGACCAGAGGCCATCAAAGCACTAAAGGGCATGATTGATGGCGCCGAAAAGTTCCTGGTCACTGGCCGCAATCTCACCAAGGACACCAATCCCGAGAAGGACGTCTTTACTCAGGTGGAGATCGACACGCTGGACAAAGTTATAACCGAAACCAATGCATGGCTGAAGACGGAGACGGCGGCCCAGAAGAAGTTGGCCAAGAACGCGGATATCCGCCTGACCGTCAAGGATATAACGGACAAAATGAGCCTGCTGGACCGCGAGGTCAAGTACTTGGTTAACAAGATCAAGATCTGGAAGCCCAAGGTGAAGCCCGCTGCTGaaaaggagaagaagaagGAGGAGGAAGTGGTAGCCTCCGGCAGTGGCGATGACACCAAATCGAAGGAcgccgagcagcagcaggaacaggCGACAAAGGAGGaccagcaggagcaggagcccGTAGATGAGATCACTCCAACGCCTGCAGAGGAGGAAACCAAGACACCGCACAGTGAGCTCTAA
- the LOC6616134 gene encoding DNA-directed RNA polymerase II subunit RPB1: MCGRRLLFLAAFGCLLATAFSLPATRNEEFDDGVPESEFDYEERHTREIPAQAYAPPVVYNSQSSYSPAKDQGYPAPAAPVYSPAAPSYSAPASSSYSAPAAPSYSAPAAPSYSAPAAPSYSAPASSSYSAPAAPSYSAPAAPSYSAPAAPSYSAPAAPSYSAPAAQSYSAPAAPSYSAPAAPYSAPAAPSYSAPAAPSYSAPAAPSYSAQKTSSYSAPAAPSYPAPAAPASSYSAPAGPSYSAPAAPSYSAPSYSAPASSYSAPKASAYSAPAAPSYSAPAAPLYSSSASPSYSSPASSSYSAPAAPTYSVPKAQSYSAPAAPSYSAPAAPSYSAPASSSYSAPAAPSYSAPASQSYSAPAAPSYSAPASSGYSAARAYSAGSAAPASGYSAPKASSGYSAPKASSGYSAHASSGSPAASSYSAPASSSASSGYSAPASKSSGYARSEMDHQILGMARTAGGYGSAAPSPAYGGASLPSPPCPKSYVFSCSSVFTPAPCSQGYGY, encoded by the coding sequence ATGTGTGGACGACGACTGCTGTTCTTGGCGGCCTTTGGCTGCCTTTTGGCCACCGCGTTTTCGCTTCCGGCGACCAGGAATGAGGAGTTCGACGACGGTGTTCCCGAGTCCGAGTTCGACTACGAGGAGAGGCACACTAGGGAAATTCCGGCGCAGGCCTATGCCCCACCGGTCGTTTACAATTCGCAGTCCAGCTACTCGCCGGCAAAGGATCAAGGATATCCGGCTCCTGCCGCCCCGGTTTATTCGCCTGCCGCCCCATCGTATTCAGCGCCCGCATCCTCCAGCTATTCAGCGCCTGCTGCCCCGTCGTATTCGGCACCCGCAGCACCCAGCTATTCAGCGCCAGCAGCACCCAGCTATTCAGCACCTGCATCCTCCAGCTATTCAGCGCCGGCTGCCCCATCGTATTCAGCACCCGCAGCACCCAGCTACTCAGCCCCTGCCGCTCCATCGTATTCTGCACCTGCAGCACCCAGCTATTCAGCACCTGCAGCTCAAAGCTATtcagcaccagcagcacccAGCTATTCAGCGCCTGCTGCTCCGTATTCAGCACCCGCAGCACCCAGTTACTCAGCACCTGCAGCACCCAGCTACTCTGCGCCTGCTGCCCCATCGTATTCAGCGCAAAAGACATCCTCGTACTCGGCTCCTGCCGCCCCAAGCTACCCCGCTCCGGCAGCTCCAGCATCGTCGTATTCAGCTCCGGCTGGTCCTTCATATTCGGCTCCTGCTGCACCCTCATATTCAGCTCCATCTTACTCAGCGCCCGCCTCAAGTTATTCGGCACCCAAGGCTTCAGCTTATTCAGCTCCAGCCGCTCCATCTTACTCCGCACCTGCAGCTCCTTTATATTCCTCTTCTGCTTCTCCTTCATATTCATCGCCTGCATCGTCATCGTATTCAGCGCCAGCTGCTCCGACTTATTCAGTCCCTAAGGCTCAGTCGTACTCCGCTCCAGCCGCTCCATCTTACTCAGCTCCTGCCGCTCCATCTTATTCAGCTCCTGCATCTTCATCTTATTCGGCACCTGCTGCTCCATCTTATTCAGCTCCTGCATCCCAATCTTATTCAGCTCCTGCCGCTCCATCGTATTCAGCACCTGCATCATCTGGATATTCAGCAGCGCGAGCGTATTCAGCAGGCTCTGCAGCACCAGCTTCTGGCTATTCAGCACCAAAGGCTTCTTCCGGTTACTCAGCACCAAAGGCCTCTTCCGGTTACTCAGCGCATGCATCGTCTGGATCACCAGCTGCTTCATCGTACTCAGCTCCTGCATCCTCGTCCGCATCCTCTGGCTATTCAGCGCCCGCGTCGAAGTCCTCGGGTTACGCTCGCTCCGAAATGGATCATCAGATCCTTGGTATGGCGAGGACCGCTGGCGGCTACGGATCAGCCGCACCTTCTCCAGCTTATGGTGGAGCCTCCCTTCCCTCACCGCCGTGTCCCAAAAGCTATGTGTTCAGCTGCTCGAGCGTTTTTACTCCAGCGCCGTGCAGTCAGGGATATGGTTACTGA